In Monomorium pharaonis isolate MP-MQ-018 chromosome 3, ASM1337386v2, whole genome shotgun sequence, a genomic segment contains:
- the LOC105828639 gene encoding putative tyramine receptor 2, producing the protein MNSSGESGGTMSEDYEVGGCSVPEEETGSNLPTWEAVAATLTLGFLVLATVFGNALVILSVFTYRPLRIVQNFFIVSLAVADLAVAILVMPFNVAYLLLGKWIFGIHLCKLWLTCDVLCCTASILNLCAIALDRYWAITDPINYAQKRTLKRVLGTIAGVWILSGAISSPPLAGWNDWPEELEPGTPCQLTRRQGYVIYSSLGSFFIPLLLMSLVYLEIFLATRRRLRERARQSRLGPVQSTRHRETDDAEESVSSETNHNERSTPRLQAKPSLIDDEPTEVTIGETDRRTTASTRRGAGAGGAIPATSTTVYQFIEERQRISLSKERRAARTLGVIMGVFVVCWLPFFLMYVIVPFCPACCPSERMVYFITWLGYVNSALNPLIYTIFNLDYRRAFRRLLRIR; encoded by the coding sequence ATGAACTCGAGCGGAGAGTCGGGCGGAACGATGTCGGAAGATTACGAAGTCGGGGGCTGCAGCGTCCCGGAAGAGGAGACGGGCTCGAATCTGCCGACGTGGGAGGCGGTGGCGGCCACGCTGACCCTGGGCTTCCTCGTGCTGGCGACCGTGTTCGGTAATGCGCTGGTGATACTGAGCGTATTCACGTATCGGCCGTTACGGATTGTCCAGAATTTCTTCATCGTCTCGCTGGCGGTGGCCGACCTCGCGGTGGCAATCCTCGTGATGCCGTTCAACGTAGCCTACCTGCTGCTGGGCAAGTGGATCTTCGGGATCCATCTGTGCAAGCTGTGGCTGACGTGCGACGTGCTCTGCTGCACCGCGAGCATCCTCAATTTATGCGCGATCGCCCTGGACCGTTACTGGGCGATCACCGATCCGATCAATTACGCTCAGAAACGCACCCTCAAACGAGTCCTCGGGACGATCGCCGGCGTGTGGATCCTCTCGGGGGCGATCAGCTCGCCGCCGTTGGCCGGCTGGAACGACTGGCCGGAGGAGTTGGAGCCGGGCACGCCCTGCCAGCTCACCAGACGGCAGGGTTACGTCATATACTCCTCTCTGGGCTCGTTCTTCATACCGCTGCTGCTGATGAGCCTGGTTTACTTGGAGATCTTTTTGGCGACGCGCAGGAGGCTGCGGGAACGGGCCCGGCAGAGCAGGCTGGGCCCGGTGCAGTCCACCAGGCACCGCGAGACCGACGACGCCGAGGAGTCGGTCAGCTCCGAGACGAATCACAATGAGCGGTCGACCCCCCGTCTTCAGGCGAAGCCGTCGCTGATCGACGACGAGCCGACCGAGGTGACGATAGGCGAGACCGACCGTCGTACCACCGCGTCCACCAGGCGGGGTGCCGGCGCCGGTGGCGCCATCCCCGCCACCTCGACGACCGTCTACCAATTCATCGAGGAGCGACAGCGAATCTCCTTGTCGAAGGAGAGACGCGCGGCGAGGACCCTCGGCGTCATCATGGGCGTCTTCGTCGTCTGCTGGCTGCCGTTCTTCCTCATGTACGTCATCGTGCCGTTCTGCCCGGCCTGCTGCCCGTCTGAGAGGATGGTGTATTTCATCACGTGGCTCGGCTACGTCAACAGCGCTCTCAACCCCCTCATCTACACCATCTTCAATCTCGATTACAGAAGAGCGTTCAGGCGGCTGCTGCGAATTCGTTGA
- the LOC105831058 gene encoding delta-1-pyrroline-5-carboxylate synthase isoform X2 has protein sequence MYSILLLTRSARLGNTPRRLTSSFMGPRLPQLISNGVSQAYVRRELQTSEKPRRQQTFTERTELKYARRLVIKLGSAVITREDEHGLALGRLASIVEQVAECQLEGRECIMVTSGAVAFGKQKLTQELLMSMSMRETLSPTDHTREHAEPRAAAAVGQSGLMSLYDAMFAQYGVKIAQVLVTKPDFYNEETRKNLFSTLSELISLNIVPIINTNDAVSPPPDVDEEIAGGGGRKGISIKDNDSLAAMLAAEVQADLLVLMSDVDGIYNLPPWQDGAKMLHTFSSDLRGTIKFGQKSKVGTGGMDAKVNAALWAMDRGVAVVICNGTQEKAVKSIMSGRKIGTLFTQAAGSSTPVEVIAENARVGSRLLQALRPEDRAECIKILADLLESKQSEILAANSMDLESASKKNLAKALLSRLSLTPAKLKSLSSGLHQIADDSLNNVGRVLRRTRLAEGLELEQITVPIGVLLVIFESRPDSLPQVAALAMSSANGLLLKGGKEASHSNKYLMTLVKEALDKFGASNAISLVSTREDVSDLLSMEKHIDLIIPRGSSDLVRTIQEQSKHIPVLGHAEGICHVYVDKDADVEKAIRIIRDSKCDYPAACNAMETLLIHESLMNGSFFSDVCNMLRKEGVKINSGPKLGELLTFGPPAAKSMRTEYGALECTIEVVSNIDDAINHIHKYGSSHTDVIVTEKTSTATHFQREVDSACVFHNASTRFADGYRFGLGAEVGISTARIHARGPVGVDGLLTTKWILKGDGHAAADFAEGGNRTWLHQSLPLTESM, from the exons ATGTACTCGATTCTGCTACTAACGAGATCCGCTCGGCTCGGTAATACGCCACGAAGACTGACCTCGTCGTTCATGGGACCGCGCTTGCCGCAGCTAATA AGTAATGGCGTGTCGCAAGCGTACGTGCGGAGGGAACTGCAAACGTCGGAGAAACCACGAAGGCAGCAGACCTTTACGGAGCGCACTGAATTGAAATACGCCCGCCGACTAGTAATCAAGCTCGGCAGTGCCGTTATAACGAGGGAAGATGAACACGGTCTGGCCCTTGGACGTCTCGCGTCTATCGTCGAACAGGTAGCCGAATGCCAGCTCGAGGGTCGCGAATGCATCATGGTAACTAGCGGGGCAGTCGCCTTCGGCAAGCAGAAGCTCACCCAAGAGCTTTTAATGTCCATGTCGATGAGAGAGACTCTGAGCCCTACGGACCACACGCGGGAACACGCAG AACCTAGAGCAGCCGCTGCGGTGGGTCAATCAGGTCTTATGTCCCTCTACGACGCGATGTTCGCCCAGTATGGAGTCAAGATTGCCCAGGTGTTGGTGACCAAGCCCGACTTCTATAACGAGGAAACACGGAAGAATCTCTTCAGCACCTTAAGTGAACTGATCAGCCTGAACATTGTACCAATCATTAACACGAACGATGCGGTATCTCCGCCACCAGACGTCGACGAAGAGATCGCCGGCGGTGGTGGTAGAAAAGGAATATCCATTAAGGATAACGATTCCTTGGCAGCTATGTTAGCGGCTGAGGTCCAAGCGGACTTGTTGGTCCTCATGAGCGACGTCGATGGGATTTACAATCTGCCACCTTGGCAGGATGGCGCGAAGATGCTGCACACCTTTAGTTCCGATCTGAGGGGTACCATTAAGTTTGGGCAAAAGTCGAAGGTAGGCACAGGTGGCATGGACGCCAAGGTCAACGCTGCACTCTGGGCGATGGATCGTGGCGTTGCGGTGGTTATTTGCAACGGCACTCAAGAAAAGGCTGTTAAGAGCATCATGTCAGGCAGAAAGATCGGAACGTTATTCACGCAGGCTGCCGGCTCATCCACGCCTGTCGAAGTGATTGCCGAAAatg cCCGTGTCGGCAGTAGACTGCTACAGGCATTACGCCCGGAGGATCGAGCCGAATGCATCAAAATTCTCGCGGACCTACTCGAATCCAAACAGTCCGAGATTCTTGCGGCAAACTCGATGGATCTGGAGAGCGCAAGCAAAAAAAATCTAGCAAAGGCCCTACTATCGCGTCTGTCTCTAACGCCGGCGAAGCTCAAGTCTTTGAGTTCTGGTCTGCATCAGATCGCGGACGATTCGTTAAACAATGTAGGTCGCGTGCTCCGTAGGACCAGATTGGCCGAAGGTCTGGAATTGGAGCAGATAACGGTGCCCATCGGAGTGCTACTGGTGATTTTCGAGTCGAGACCGGACAGCCTGCCTCAGGTAGCCGCCCTGGCCATGTCCAGCGCCAACGGGCTTCTCCTGAAAGGCGGTAAGGAAGCCTCCCACAGTAACAAGTACTTGATGACGCTCGTGAAGGAGGCGTTGGACAAATTCGGTGCTTCGAACGCTATTTCGCTCGTGTCCACGAGGGAGGACGTGAGCGATCTTCTCTCGATGGAGAAACATATAGATCTCATTATACCTCGCGGTAGTTCAGACTTGGTCCGCACGATCCAGGAGCAGTCTAAGCACATACCCGTCTTAGGACATGCCGAGGGTATCTGCCACGTTTATGTCGACAAGGATGCAGATGTAGAGAAGGCCATAAGGATTATCAGAGATTCTAAGTGCGATTATCCCGCCGCGTGCAACGCCATGGAGACGTTATTAATACACGAAAGTCTTATGAACGGCAGCTTCTTTAGTGACGTGTGTAATATGTTGCGTAAAGAAGGG GTGAAAATCAATTCCGGTCCAAAACTGGGCGAGTTATTGACCTTTGGCCCACCTGCCGCCAAAAGCATGAGAACCGAATACGGTGCACTCGAATGTACCATAGAAGTAGTTTCAAACATCGACGATGCCATTAACCACATTCATAAATATGGTAGTAGTCACACCGATGTTATTGTCACCGAGAAAACCAGCACAGCGACGCATTTCCAGAGAGAGGTAGACAGCGCGTGTGTCTTCCATAATGCCAGCACCAGATTTGCAGATGGCTACAGATTTGGTCTTGGAGCGGAG GTCGGTATTTCCACGGCACGTATCCATGCACGTGGTCCAGTAGGAGTGGATGGGCTATTAACGACAAAATGGATTTTAAAAGGCGATGGACACGCGGCCGCGGATTTCGCTGAAGGAGGCAATAGAACTTGGCTCCATCAATCTTTACCTCTCACAGAATCAATGTGA
- the LOC105831058 gene encoding delta-1-pyrroline-5-carboxylate synthase isoform X1: MYSILLLTRSARLGNTPRRLTSSFMGPRLPQLISNGVSQAYVRRELQTSEKPRRQQTFTERTELKYARRLVIKLGSAVITREDEHGLALGRLASIVEQVAECQLEGRECIMVTSGAVAFGKQKLTQELLMSMSMRETLSPTDHTREHAGTMLEPRAAAAVGQSGLMSLYDAMFAQYGVKIAQVLVTKPDFYNEETRKNLFSTLSELISLNIVPIINTNDAVSPPPDVDEEIAGGGGRKGISIKDNDSLAAMLAAEVQADLLVLMSDVDGIYNLPPWQDGAKMLHTFSSDLRGTIKFGQKSKVGTGGMDAKVNAALWAMDRGVAVVICNGTQEKAVKSIMSGRKIGTLFTQAAGSSTPVEVIAENARVGSRLLQALRPEDRAECIKILADLLESKQSEILAANSMDLESASKKNLAKALLSRLSLTPAKLKSLSSGLHQIADDSLNNVGRVLRRTRLAEGLELEQITVPIGVLLVIFESRPDSLPQVAALAMSSANGLLLKGGKEASHSNKYLMTLVKEALDKFGASNAISLVSTREDVSDLLSMEKHIDLIIPRGSSDLVRTIQEQSKHIPVLGHAEGICHVYVDKDADVEKAIRIIRDSKCDYPAACNAMETLLIHESLMNGSFFSDVCNMLRKEGVKINSGPKLGELLTFGPPAAKSMRTEYGALECTIEVVSNIDDAINHIHKYGSSHTDVIVTEKTSTATHFQREVDSACVFHNASTRFADGYRFGLGAEVGISTARIHARGPVGVDGLLTTKWILKGDGHAAADFAEGGNRTWLHQSLPLTESM; this comes from the exons ATGTACTCGATTCTGCTACTAACGAGATCCGCTCGGCTCGGTAATACGCCACGAAGACTGACCTCGTCGTTCATGGGACCGCGCTTGCCGCAGCTAATA AGTAATGGCGTGTCGCAAGCGTACGTGCGGAGGGAACTGCAAACGTCGGAGAAACCACGAAGGCAGCAGACCTTTACGGAGCGCACTGAATTGAAATACGCCCGCCGACTAGTAATCAAGCTCGGCAGTGCCGTTATAACGAGGGAAGATGAACACGGTCTGGCCCTTGGACGTCTCGCGTCTATCGTCGAACAGGTAGCCGAATGCCAGCTCGAGGGTCGCGAATGCATCATGGTAACTAGCGGGGCAGTCGCCTTCGGCAAGCAGAAGCTCACCCAAGAGCTTTTAATGTCCATGTCGATGAGAGAGACTCTGAGCCCTACGGACCACACGCGGGAACACGCAG GAACTATGTTAGAACCTAGAGCAGCCGCTGCGGTGGGTCAATCAGGTCTTATGTCCCTCTACGACGCGATGTTCGCCCAGTATGGAGTCAAGATTGCCCAGGTGTTGGTGACCAAGCCCGACTTCTATAACGAGGAAACACGGAAGAATCTCTTCAGCACCTTAAGTGAACTGATCAGCCTGAACATTGTACCAATCATTAACACGAACGATGCGGTATCTCCGCCACCAGACGTCGACGAAGAGATCGCCGGCGGTGGTGGTAGAAAAGGAATATCCATTAAGGATAACGATTCCTTGGCAGCTATGTTAGCGGCTGAGGTCCAAGCGGACTTGTTGGTCCTCATGAGCGACGTCGATGGGATTTACAATCTGCCACCTTGGCAGGATGGCGCGAAGATGCTGCACACCTTTAGTTCCGATCTGAGGGGTACCATTAAGTTTGGGCAAAAGTCGAAGGTAGGCACAGGTGGCATGGACGCCAAGGTCAACGCTGCACTCTGGGCGATGGATCGTGGCGTTGCGGTGGTTATTTGCAACGGCACTCAAGAAAAGGCTGTTAAGAGCATCATGTCAGGCAGAAAGATCGGAACGTTATTCACGCAGGCTGCCGGCTCATCCACGCCTGTCGAAGTGATTGCCGAAAatg cCCGTGTCGGCAGTAGACTGCTACAGGCATTACGCCCGGAGGATCGAGCCGAATGCATCAAAATTCTCGCGGACCTACTCGAATCCAAACAGTCCGAGATTCTTGCGGCAAACTCGATGGATCTGGAGAGCGCAAGCAAAAAAAATCTAGCAAAGGCCCTACTATCGCGTCTGTCTCTAACGCCGGCGAAGCTCAAGTCTTTGAGTTCTGGTCTGCATCAGATCGCGGACGATTCGTTAAACAATGTAGGTCGCGTGCTCCGTAGGACCAGATTGGCCGAAGGTCTGGAATTGGAGCAGATAACGGTGCCCATCGGAGTGCTACTGGTGATTTTCGAGTCGAGACCGGACAGCCTGCCTCAGGTAGCCGCCCTGGCCATGTCCAGCGCCAACGGGCTTCTCCTGAAAGGCGGTAAGGAAGCCTCCCACAGTAACAAGTACTTGATGACGCTCGTGAAGGAGGCGTTGGACAAATTCGGTGCTTCGAACGCTATTTCGCTCGTGTCCACGAGGGAGGACGTGAGCGATCTTCTCTCGATGGAGAAACATATAGATCTCATTATACCTCGCGGTAGTTCAGACTTGGTCCGCACGATCCAGGAGCAGTCTAAGCACATACCCGTCTTAGGACATGCCGAGGGTATCTGCCACGTTTATGTCGACAAGGATGCAGATGTAGAGAAGGCCATAAGGATTATCAGAGATTCTAAGTGCGATTATCCCGCCGCGTGCAACGCCATGGAGACGTTATTAATACACGAAAGTCTTATGAACGGCAGCTTCTTTAGTGACGTGTGTAATATGTTGCGTAAAGAAGGG GTGAAAATCAATTCCGGTCCAAAACTGGGCGAGTTATTGACCTTTGGCCCACCTGCCGCCAAAAGCATGAGAACCGAATACGGTGCACTCGAATGTACCATAGAAGTAGTTTCAAACATCGACGATGCCATTAACCACATTCATAAATATGGTAGTAGTCACACCGATGTTATTGTCACCGAGAAAACCAGCACAGCGACGCATTTCCAGAGAGAGGTAGACAGCGCGTGTGTCTTCCATAATGCCAGCACCAGATTTGCAGATGGCTACAGATTTGGTCTTGGAGCGGAG GTCGGTATTTCCACGGCACGTATCCATGCACGTGGTCCAGTAGGAGTGGATGGGCTATTAACGACAAAATGGATTTTAAAAGGCGATGGACACGCGGCCGCGGATTTCGCTGAAGGAGGCAATAGAACTTGGCTCCATCAATCTTTACCTCTCACAGAATCAATGTGA
- the LOC105831057 gene encoding U4/U6 small nuclear ribonucleoprotein Prp4, which produces MSDDEDLVYVKKQKTVHYGSLEEAERARLAAAVETTDEEKDVTNANDVANASASGGNVHISNEYMELEDEMSKDRQALLEEFERRKKARQINVSTDDSEVKKHLRQLGEPICLFGEGPADRRTRLRELLASVGEDAIKKKHEEEDKPIHTIEKDTESTWYHEGPESLQIARSWIAMYSLPRAKARLDKARQDLLLPAATRTAKRQELLKKLQALSIYCSQIGDTRPISFCQFSPNSKILATASWSGLCKLWSVPDCTLLRTLQGHNYSVGCIVFHPKATITEDVIGDNAGQTCVLASCATDGTVKLWSGGNGEEPLAEVEGHEPHRVNRIAFHPSGRFLGTCCHDASWRLWDLEQQAEVLHQEGHARAVYCISFQCDGSVCTTGGQDSFGRVWDLRTGRCIMFMEGHLTSILGIDFSPNGFHIATASEDNTCKIWDLRKRTCIYTIPSHTNLLSDVKYQRTEGQYLVTASYDNTAKIWSNKTWQPLKELPGHDGKVMSVDVSPDHKFIATSSYDRTFKLWAPE; this is translated from the exons ATGTCCGATGACGAGGATTTGGTTTACGTGAAGAAACAGAAAACTGTCCACTATGGCTCTCTGGAGGAGGCAGAACGTGCACGACTTGCAGCTGCGGTCGAAACTACAGACGAAGAGAAAGATGTTACAAATGCAAACGATGTTGCCAATGCTTCTGCTTCGGGAGGAAATGTACATATCTCGAATGAGTACATGGAGCTTGAAGATGAAATGTCCAAAGATCGACAGGCGCTTTTGGAGGAATTTGAGCGTAGGAAAAAGGCCAGAcaaattaatgtttctacaGACGATTCTGAAGTAAAGAAACATCTGAGACAATTAGGCGAGCCAATATGTCTATTCGGGGAAGGTCCAGCGGATAGAAGAACAAGATTAAGAGAATTATTAGCCAGTGTAGGAGAGGACgctattaaaaagaaacatgaAGAGGAGGATAAACCGATTCACACCATTGAAAAGGATACGGAGTCAACTTGGTATCACGAGGGGCCAGAGTCTTTGCAAATTGCACGATCGTGGATAGCAA TGTATTCATTGCCCAGAGCAAAGGCACGATTGGATAAGGCAAGGCAAGATTTACTATTACCTGCTGCAACTCGTACGGCAAAGAGGCAAGAACTTCTGAAGAAGTTACAAGCATTGAGCATTTATTGTTCTCAAATTGGTGACACGAGACCCATTTCCTTCTGCCAGTTTAGTCctaattcaaaaattcttgCTACAGCTTCATGGTCAGGCTTGTGCAAGTTATGGTCTGTACCTGACTGTACTTTGTTACGCACTTTACAAGGACACAATTATAGTGTTGGCTGTATTGTTTTTCATCCAAAAGCTACAATAACTGAAGATGTGATAGGTGATAATGCAGGACAGACTTGCGTGCTGGCATCTTGTGCGACAGATG gTACCGTGAAACTGTGGAGTGGTGGCAATGGTGAAGAACCATTAGCAGAAGTGGAAGGACATGAACCTCACAGAGTTAACAGGATAGCGTTTCATCCATCTGGACGATTTCTCGGCACGTGTTGTCACGACGCGTCCTGGCGATTGTGGGATTTGGAGCAACAAGCGGAAGTACTTCATCAAGAAGGTCATGCTAGAGCAGTATACTGTATTAG CTTTCAATGCGACGGAAGCGTTTGCACTACAGGCGGTCAGGACTCTTTCGGCAGAGTGTGGGACTTGCGTACTGGCAGATGCATAATGTTTATGGAGGGTCATCTAACGTCCATTTTAGGCATCGATTTCTCGCCAAACGGTTTTCATATAGCGACGGCGAGCGAAGACAACACCTGCAAAATATGGGACTTGCGAAAGCGAACTTGCATATACACAATACCATCACACACTAATTTGCTGTCCGACGTGAAGTACCAAAGAACAGAAGGGCAGTACTTGGTAACTGCATCTTACGACAACACGGCCAAAATTTGGTCCAACAAGACATGGCAACCTCTCAAAGAGCTACCAGGTCACGATGGAAAAGTCATGTCCGTTGATGTGTCACCcgatcataaatttattgcaaccAGTTCGTACGACAGAACGTTTAAATTATGGGCTCCAGAATAA
- the LOC105831056 gene encoding histone H2B codes for MLIRSSNLLEYSHVVSETVRENVPVRKATMPPKASGKAVKKAGKAQKNISKTDKKKKRKRKESYAIYIYKVLKQVHPDTGISSKAMSIMNSFVNDVFERIAAEASRLAHYNKRSTITSREIQTAVRLLLPGELAKHAVSEGTKAVTKYTSSK; via the coding sequence ATGCTCATTCGATCTTCGAATTTGCTCGAGTACAGTCACGTAGTTTCTGAGACAGTACGAGAAAACGTTCCTGTGAGAAAAGCGACCATGCCACCAAAAGCTAGCGGCAAAGCAGTGAAGAAGGCCGGGAAAGCTCAAAAGAACATCAGTAAAACTgacaagaagaagaagcgaAAGAGGAAGGAGAGCTATGCGATCTACATCTATAAAGTATTGAAGCAAGTTCATCCTGACACTGGAATTTCCAGCAAGGCTATGAGCATCATGAATAGCTTTGTCAACGATGTATTCGAACGCATCGCTGCCGAGGCGTCACGATTAGCTCACTACAACAAGCGCTCTACGATTACATCTCGGGAAATCCAGACTGCTGTAAGACTTCTTCTACCCGGCGAGCTGGCTAAACACGCTGTCAGTGAAGGAACGAAGGCTGTTACCAAATACACAAGCTCGAAGTGA
- the LOC105831059 gene encoding histone H4, with protein MTGRGKGGKGLGKGGAKRHRKVLRDNIQGITKPAIRRLARRGGVKRISGLIYEETRGVLKVFLENVIRDAVTYTEHAKRKTVTAMDVVYALKRQGRTLYGFGG; from the coding sequence ATGACTGGTCGAGGTAAGGGAGGAAAGGGATTGGGAAAAGGAGGAGCAAAGCGTCACAGGAAAGTTCTTCGCGATAACATCCAGGGCATTACCAAGCCAGCTATCCGTCGTTTGGCACGACGTGGTGGTGTCAAACGTATCTCCGGCTTGATCTACGAGGAAACCCGTGGCGTATTGAAAGTCTTCCTTGAGAACGTTATTCGCGATGCTGTCACCTACACCGAGCACGCAAAAAGGAAGACCGTGACTGCCATGGACGTCGTATACGCCCTGAAGCGCCAAGGCAGAACTCTATACGGCTTTGGTGGTTAA